A single Deinococcus aquiradiocola DNA region contains:
- a CDS encoding single-stranded DNA-binding protein: protein MPTLHLTGPLGTSISVDVPEDRDLLSVLRRYGRQGWTSGEIPAGGISLPLAMADTFDWSLIGARPYTTPDGEQAVIHKGQSYKRRELDEVDTKKIKLPRIVKYSRGARPTDPTHLKEGEEGGVQYVTLISFRGGGRVIEAYQDPGATAQPR, encoded by the coding sequence ATGCCCACACTTCACCTGACCGGCCCCCTCGGAACGAGCATCAGCGTCGACGTGCCCGAAGACCGCGACCTGCTCAGCGTCCTGCGCCGCTACGGCCGCCAGGGCTGGACGAGCGGCGAGATTCCCGCCGGCGGCATCAGCCTCCCGCTCGCCATGGCCGACACCTTCGACTGGTCCCTGATCGGCGCGCGCCCCTACACCACGCCCGACGGCGAACAGGCCGTCATCCACAAGGGCCAGAGCTACAAACGCCGCGAACTCGACGAGGTCGACACCAAGAAGATCAAGCTGCCCCGCATCGTCAAGTACAGCCGTGGCGCCCGCCCCACCGACCCCACCCACCTCAAGGAAGGCGAGGAGGGCGGCGTGCAGTACGTGACCCTCATCAGCTTCCGGGGCGGCGGCCGCGTGATCGAGGCGTACCAGGACCCCGGCGCCACCGCCCAGCCCAGGTAA